A stretch of Caenorhabditis elegans chromosome IV DNA encodes these proteins:
- the chat-1 gene encoding CDC50 family protein chat-1 (Confirmed by transcript evidence), translated as MPPRDAVPTSTQVSGIGADGVQTEKVLKNRPKASALRQQKLPAWQPILTATTVIPTVFVIGAIFLPIGVFLFIASDAVSEFTVEYTNCLSPCQLQINLPNAFDGDVFLYYNLENYYQNHRRYVKSRNDQQYLGDLTNVKDCAPFDIDPATKKPIAPCGAIANSIFNDTFTLAHRADTGIVTMVPVTTQGVIWNVDKDRKFKNPPLNDGNLCDAFNNTTKPPNWSKNPCEVGGFENVDFIVWMRTAALPYFKKLWRIVDRTTNPLFSNGLPQGTYILTVENNYPVQSFGGKKEFVISTTSWAGGKNSFLGIAYLVVGSLAIVLGVVFIVIHMKFGHSMNELSNVSEIHH; from the exons ATGCCGCCGAGAGACGCCGTTCCGACGTCGACGCAAGTGAGTGGTATTGGTGCTGACGGGGTTCAAACGGaaaaagtgctgaaaaatCGGCCGAAGG CAAGCGCCCTTCGACAGCAAAAACTCCCCGCATGGCAACCGATTCTCACAGCAACCACAGTAATTCCAACGGTTTTCGTCATCGGAGCCATCTTTCTACCCATCGGCGTCTTCCTATTCATCGCTTCCGACGCGGTTTCCGAGTTCACCGTCGAATACACCAATTGCTTATCACCGTGCCAATTGCAAATTAATTTACCAAATGCGTTCGACGGAGACGTCTTCTTGTACTATAATCTCGAGAATTACTATCAAAATCATCGGCGATACGTGAAAAGCCGGAATGATCAGCAATATCTTGGAGATTTGACG AACGTGAAGGACTGTGCTCCATTCGACATTGACCCTGCGACAAAGAAGCCAATTGCTCCATGCGGTGCGATTGCCAATTCGATATTCAACG ACACTTTCACGCTGGCTCATCGTGCCGACACAGGCATCGTTACCATGGTACCCGTGACGACTCAGGGTGTCATCTGGAATGTGGACAAGGATCGGAAATTCAAGAATCCCCCGTTGAATGATGGCAACCTCTGTGACGCATTCAAC AATACCACGAAACCACCGAATTGGAGCAAAAATCCGTGTGAAGTTGGCGGTTTTGAGAACGTGGATTTCATTGTTTGGATGCGAACGGCAGCTCTTccatatttcaaaaagctgTGGAGAATAGTCGACCGGACCACGAATCCATTGTTTTCAAATGGACTCCCCCAGGGAACTTATATTTTGACAGTCGAGAATA ACTACCCAGTTCAATCATTCGGCGGAAAGAAAGAGTTTGTGATATCGACAACAAGTTGGGCTGGAGGCAAGAACTCATTCCTCGGAATAGCCTATCTCGTCGTCGGATCCCTGGCCATTGTGCTCGGCGTAGTCTTCATCGTGATTCACATGAAGTTTGGACATTCGATGAACGAGTTGAGCAACGTCTCGGAAATTCATCACTGA
- the chat-1 gene encoding CDC50 family protein chat-1 (Confirmed by transcript evidence), whose product MVPVTTQGVIWNVDKDRKFKNPPLNDGNLCDAFNNTTKPPNWSKNPCEVGGFENVDFIVWMRTAALPYFKKLWRIVDRTTNPLFSNGLPQGTYILTVENNYPVQSFGGKKEFVISTTSWAGGKNSFLGIAYLVVGSLAIVLGVVFIVIHMKFGHSMNELSNVSEIHH is encoded by the exons ATGGTACCCGTGACGACTCAGGGTGTCATCTGGAATGTGGACAAGGATCGGAAATTCAAGAATCCCCCGTTGAATGATGGCAACCTCTGTGACGCATTCAAC AATACCACGAAACCACCGAATTGGAGCAAAAATCCGTGTGAAGTTGGCGGTTTTGAGAACGTGGATTTCATTGTTTGGATGCGAACGGCAGCTCTTccatatttcaaaaagctgTGGAGAATAGTCGACCGGACCACGAATCCATTGTTTTCAAATGGACTCCCCCAGGGAACTTATATTTTGACAGTCGAGAATA ACTACCCAGTTCAATCATTCGGCGGAAAGAAAGAGTTTGTGATATCGACAACAAGTTGGGCTGGAGGCAAGAACTCATTCCTCGGAATAGCCTATCTCGTCGTCGGATCCCTGGCCATTGTGCTCGGCGTAGTCTTCATCGTGATTCACATGAAGTTTGGACATTCGATGAACGAGTTGAGCAACGTCTCGGAAATTCATCACTGA
- the chat-1 gene encoding CDC50 family protein chat-1 (Confirmed by transcript evidence), with amino-acid sequence MRTAALPYFKKLWRIVDRTTNPLFSNGLPQGTYILTVENNYPVQSFGGKKEFVISTTSWAGGKNSFLGIAYLVVGSLAIVLGVVFIVIHMKFGHSMNELSNVSEIHH; translated from the exons ATGCGAACGGCAGCTCTTccatatttcaaaaagctgTGGAGAATAGTCGACCGGACCACGAATCCATTGTTTTCAAATGGACTCCCCCAGGGAACTTATATTTTGACAGTCGAGAATA ACTACCCAGTTCAATCATTCGGCGGAAAGAAAGAGTTTGTGATATCGACAACAAGTTGGGCTGGAGGCAAGAACTCATTCCTCGGAATAGCCTATCTCGTCGTCGGATCCCTGGCCATTGTGCTCGGCGTAGTCTTCATCGTGATTCACATGAAGTTTGGACATTCGATGAACGAGTTGAGCAACGTCTCGGAAATTCATCACTGA
- the R08C7.12 gene encoding Flocculation protein FLO11-like (Confirmed by transcript evidence) yields MASPHAENDMVPEMIDHRHLQMWKWLHSRSGARGNTSETSFESSVSVSTNSFDFSADMSRSIDSSSSRMLPSPITNFVTPSSSFSSHQMHDIYSLAASYLQAPPPPYTPTTAFHPHNAHQLLLLHNMTAAVQTPEDPDIDVVGLADTTNLVSLNDKEDEEKLDQTTESEESDRISISTTEECPLDLTFKPTSLDSPTSSTFIPLRPSVIIDHHIPKPHTSVRRSMSSVSSSASSTQEEVAAHFRRSLSGKWPKRCKVNSEEARNSPLRRRPSFNTHTSVSSLSVHSVSPTPPVTSSAQTIIVNNHCSDTTLSVADHFRRALLGKGLFDFQRKSNK; encoded by the exons atggCGTCTCCTCATGCCGAAAATGATATGGTCCCCGAAATGATTGACCATCGACATTTGCAAATGTggaa ATGGCTCCACAGTCGAAGCGGAGCACGTGGCAACACTTCGGAGACATCCTTCGAATCTTCTGTTTCAGTCTCTACGAACAGTTTTGATTTCAG cgccGACATGTCACGGTCGATTGACTCGTCGAGCTCTCGGATGCTTCCATCTCCGATCACAAACTTCGTGACACCTTCCTCGTCGTTCTCGAGCCATCAGATGCATG acatctATTCCCTGGCAGCCAGTTACCTCCaggctccaccaccaccatacACTCCAACTACTGCTTTTCATCCACATAATGCTCACCAGCTTCTACTACTTCATAATATGACAGCTGCAGTGCAG ACGCCCGAAGATCCGGATATTGACGTGGTTGGCCTGGCTGACACGACGAATCTAGTGTCACTGAATGACAAGGAAGATGAGGAGAAGTTGGATCAGACTACCGAGTCTGAGGAATCCGATCGAATCAGCATATCTACCACCGAAGAATGC ccTCTCGATCTAACATTCAAACCAACATCACTGGACTCTCCAACATCTTCCACTTTCATTCCACTCCGACCATCTGTGATCATTGATCATCACATTCCGAAACCACATACATCCGTGCGAAGATCAATGTCATCTGTCTCATCATCCGCTTCGTCCACCCAGGAAGAGGTCGCTGCTCACTTCAGACGATCCCTGTCCGGAAAATGGCCAAAGAGGTGTAAAGTGAATTCGGAAGAGGCTCGGAATTCTCCACTGAGACGCCGTCCATCATTCAACACCCATACTTCTGTATCCTCGTTGTCCGTTCATTCTGTGTCTCCAACTCCGCCGGTCACCTCGTCTGCGCAGACGATTATTGTGAATAATCACTGTTCTG acacAACCCTCTCGGTGGCCGATCATTTCCGTCGCGCCCTGCTCGGAAAAGGGCTCTTTGATTTTCAACGGAAATCGAATAAGTGA
- the R08C7.1 gene encoding uncharacterized protein (Confirmed by transcript evidence) translates to MGPLAFIILCQYSGNLLVQFVYYVLAEYVLEKFDRTPPPPEQELFLN, encoded by the coding sequence atgggCCCACTCGCATTCATAATTTTATGTCAATATTCTGGAAATCTGCTTGTCCAATTCGTTTACTACGTGCTCGCCGAATACGTGCTCGAAAAGTTCGATCGAACTCCGCCGCCTCCGGAGCAAGAGCTTTTTCTCAATTGA
- the R08C7.12 gene encoding Flocculation protein FLO11-like (Confirmed by transcript evidence), protein MFLCNATTVAPPLTCWDPYWDSKCADMSRSIDSSSSRMLPSPITNFVTPSSSFSSHQMHDIYSLAASYLQAPPPPYTPTTAFHPHNAHQLLLLHNMTAAVQTPEDPDIDVVGLADTTNLVSLNDKEDEEKLDQTTESEESDRISISTTEECPLDLTFKPTSLDSPTSSTFIPLRPSVIIDHHIPKPHTSVRRSMSSVSSSASSTQEEVAAHFRRSLSGKWPKRCKVNSEEARNSPLRRRPSFNTHTSVSSLSVHSVSPTPPVTSSAQTIIVNNHCSDTTLSVADHFRRALLGKGLFDFQRKSNK, encoded by the exons ATGTTCCTGTGCAACGCGACAACTGTGGCTCCACCGCTGACTTGCTGGGATCCATATTGGGATTCAAAATG cgccGACATGTCACGGTCGATTGACTCGTCGAGCTCTCGGATGCTTCCATCTCCGATCACAAACTTCGTGACACCTTCCTCGTCGTTCTCGAGCCATCAGATGCATG acatctATTCCCTGGCAGCCAGTTACCTCCaggctccaccaccaccatacACTCCAACTACTGCTTTTCATCCACATAATGCTCACCAGCTTCTACTACTTCATAATATGACAGCTGCAGTGCAG ACGCCCGAAGATCCGGATATTGACGTGGTTGGCCTGGCTGACACGACGAATCTAGTGTCACTGAATGACAAGGAAGATGAGGAGAAGTTGGATCAGACTACCGAGTCTGAGGAATCCGATCGAATCAGCATATCTACCACCGAAGAATGC ccTCTCGATCTAACATTCAAACCAACATCACTGGACTCTCCAACATCTTCCACTTTCATTCCACTCCGACCATCTGTGATCATTGATCATCACATTCCGAAACCACATACATCCGTGCGAAGATCAATGTCATCTGTCTCATCATCCGCTTCGTCCACCCAGGAAGAGGTCGCTGCTCACTTCAGACGATCCCTGTCCGGAAAATGGCCAAAGAGGTGTAAAGTGAATTCGGAAGAGGCTCGGAATTCTCCACTGAGACGCCGTCCATCATTCAACACCCATACTTCTGTATCCTCGTTGTCCGTTCATTCTGTGTCTCCAACTCCGCCGGTCACCTCGTCTGCGCAGACGATTATTGTGAATAATCACTGTTCTG acacAACCCTCTCGGTGGCCGATCATTTCCGTCGCGCCCTGCTCGGAAAAGGGCTCTTTGATTTTCAACGGAAATCGAATAAGTGA
- the R08C7.11 gene encoding uncharacterized protein (Predicted), whose protein sequence is MQRNSENSKNGRRVSSSSYMSAAAAAGAAAALRLSVDARAGKEYTTQTHQRDKT, encoded by the coding sequence ATGCagagaaattcggaaaattcgaaaaatggtcGGAGggtgtcttcttcttcttatatgtctgctgctgctgctgctgggGCTGCTGCTGCCCTCCGACTGTCTGTAGACGCCCGCGCGGGAAAGGAGTACACGACGCAGACACACCAAAGAGACAAAACATGA
- the R08C7.12 gene encoding Flocculation protein FLO11-like (Confirmed by transcript evidence), with the protein MSRSIDSSSSRMLPSPITNFVTPSSSFSSHQMHDIYSLAASYLQAPPPPYTPTTAFHPHNAHQLLLLHNMTAAVQTPEDPDIDVVGLADTTNLVSLNDKEDEEKLDQTTESEESDRISISTTEECPLDLTFKPTSLDSPTSSTFIPLRPSVIIDHHIPKPHTSVRRSMSSVSSSASSTQEEVAAHFRRSLSGKWPKRCKVNSEEARNSPLRRRPSFNTHTSVSSLSVHSVSPTPPVTSSAQTIIVNNHCSDTTLSVADHFRRALLGKGLFDFQRKSNK; encoded by the exons ATGTCACGGTCGATTGACTCGTCGAGCTCTCGGATGCTTCCATCTCCGATCACAAACTTCGTGACACCTTCCTCGTCGTTCTCGAGCCATCAGATGCATG acatctATTCCCTGGCAGCCAGTTACCTCCaggctccaccaccaccatacACTCCAACTACTGCTTTTCATCCACATAATGCTCACCAGCTTCTACTACTTCATAATATGACAGCTGCAGTGCAG ACGCCCGAAGATCCGGATATTGACGTGGTTGGCCTGGCTGACACGACGAATCTAGTGTCACTGAATGACAAGGAAGATGAGGAGAAGTTGGATCAGACTACCGAGTCTGAGGAATCCGATCGAATCAGCATATCTACCACCGAAGAATGC ccTCTCGATCTAACATTCAAACCAACATCACTGGACTCTCCAACATCTTCCACTTTCATTCCACTCCGACCATCTGTGATCATTGATCATCACATTCCGAAACCACATACATCCGTGCGAAGATCAATGTCATCTGTCTCATCATCCGCTTCGTCCACCCAGGAAGAGGTCGCTGCTCACTTCAGACGATCCCTGTCCGGAAAATGGCCAAAGAGGTGTAAAGTGAATTCGGAAGAGGCTCGGAATTCTCCACTGAGACGCCGTCCATCATTCAACACCCATACTTCTGTATCCTCGTTGTCCGTTCATTCTGTGTCTCCAACTCCGCCGGTCACCTCGTCTGCGCAGACGATTATTGTGAATAATCACTGTTCTG acacAACCCTCTCGGTGGCCGATCATTTCCGTCGCGCCCTGCTCGGAAAAGGGCTCTTTGATTTTCAACGGAAATCGAATAAGTGA
- the R08C7.12 gene encoding Flocculation protein FLO11-like (Confirmed by transcript evidence), with product MTAAVQTPEDPDIDVVGLADTTNLVSLNDKEDEEKLDQTTESEESDRISISTTEECPLDLTFKPTSLDSPTSSTFIPLRPSVIIDHHIPKPHTSVRRSMSSVSSSASSTQEEVAAHFRRSLSGKWPKRCKVNSEEARNSPLRRRPSFNTHTSVSSLSVHSVSPTPPVTSSAQTIIVNNHCSDTTLSVADHFRRALLGKGLFDFQRKSNK from the exons ATGACAGCTGCAGTGCAG ACGCCCGAAGATCCGGATATTGACGTGGTTGGCCTGGCTGACACGACGAATCTAGTGTCACTGAATGACAAGGAAGATGAGGAGAAGTTGGATCAGACTACCGAGTCTGAGGAATCCGATCGAATCAGCATATCTACCACCGAAGAATGC ccTCTCGATCTAACATTCAAACCAACATCACTGGACTCTCCAACATCTTCCACTTTCATTCCACTCCGACCATCTGTGATCATTGATCATCACATTCCGAAACCACATACATCCGTGCGAAGATCAATGTCATCTGTCTCATCATCCGCTTCGTCCACCCAGGAAGAGGTCGCTGCTCACTTCAGACGATCCCTGTCCGGAAAATGGCCAAAGAGGTGTAAAGTGAATTCGGAAGAGGCTCGGAATTCTCCACTGAGACGCCGTCCATCATTCAACACCCATACTTCTGTATCCTCGTTGTCCGTTCATTCTGTGTCTCCAACTCCGCCGGTCACCTCGTCTGCGCAGACGATTATTGTGAATAATCACTGTTCTG acacAACCCTCTCGGTGGCCGATCATTTCCGTCGCGCCCTGCTCGGAAAAGGGCTCTTTGATTTTCAACGGAAATCGAATAAGTGA
- the M01H9.2 gene encoding ShKT domain-containing protein (Confirmed by transcript evidence): MLQLLLFLIFCSFTNASSCQDKSPYCNPNDCEVRPGYAMVYCRKTCGNCADFCEDSKFITCSAERKKDCDDMLSDYCPRLCGKCYAKLKPDSKRTKTIPVTQFKRNPAATSTTTTTTRSPSIRMKQPRMLPNGTFINPPLPKYEKLDDTTYTIPEHPTVIDYPIAHMEELMIPEPQRIWPEPEPMRIEPISVYSPYSFVPVQPQVSQPYSPWSPTLGLSSSLDSSRRAPQNYFSSYSQYPQYPDEKLNTIAPNPMQLVEPFLTPGQNDLNPKSMSSLINLLGCKDKDEVICKHVTADTCLSRPGYYLKLCPVTCKNCSGYQCIDSIKIDCAEVKAQGACKLSVASEYCPRTCEYCNPPSDMAKTMSDCKDELETCEQLAESGACQHDFSKSALRLYCAKSCGFCKIPQFYFSDSPLMASVVSTRKLMKSSLNRRDRFLG; encoded by the exons ATGCTTCAACTTCTACTGTTTCTAATATTTTGCTCATTTACCAATGCTTCTTCCTGTCAAGATAAGAGTCCATATTGTAATCCGAATGATTGTGAAGTACGTCCTGGATATGCTATGGTGTACTGTAGGAAGACTTGTGGAAATTGTGCAG atttttgCGAGGACTCGAAATTTATTACGTGTAGTGCCGAACGGAAGAAAGATTGCGATGATATGCTATCTGACTACTGCCCGAGGTTATGTGGAAAATGCTACGCAAAGTTGAAGCCTGACTCTAAGCGGACAA aaactattCCTGTTACTCAATTCAAGAGAAACCCAGCAGCCACCAGCACAACGACGACCACAACTAGAAGTCCCTCG ATTCGAATGAAGCAGCCCCGTATGCTTCCCAATGGGACATTCATCAACCCACCACTGCCGAAATACGAGAAGCTGGATGACACTACCTACACGATACCGGAGCATCCGACGGTGATTGACTATCCGATCGCTCATATGGAAGAGCTGATGATACCCGAGCCACAGAGAATATGGCCAGAGCCGGAGCCGATGAGAATCGAGCCTATCAGTGTGTACAGTCCGTACTCGTTCGTTCCAGTTCAACCGCAAGTTTCACAGCCATA CTCTCCCTGGTCCCCGACCCTCGGACTCAGTTCATCTCTTGACTCTTCTCGCCGTGCACCACAAAATTACTTCTCATCTTACTCCCAATACCCTCAGTACCCGGACGAAAAGCTCAACACAATTGCTCCAAATCCCATGCAACTTGTCGAGCCATTTCTGACTCCTGGGCAAAACGATCTGAATCCAAAATCGATGTCCTCACTGATAAATCTCCTGGGGTGTAAGGATAAGGATGAGGTGATTTGTAAGCACGTGACTGCGGATACATGTCTCTCCCGACCTGGATATTATCTTAAATTGTGCCCGGTTACTTGTAAAAATTGCAGTG GATACCAATGTATCGACTCCATCAAAATCGACTGCGCTGAGGTGAAGGCTCAAGGAGCATGTAAGCTTTCAGTGGCCAGTGAGTACTGTCCAAGGACCTGTGAGTACTGTAATCCGCCAAGCGATATGGCTAAGACCATGTCCGACTGTAAAGATGAGCTCGAGACATGTGAGCAGTTGGCAGAGAGCGGAGCTTGTCAGCATGACTTTAG CAAATCAGCCCTCCGTCTGTACTGTGCAAAAAGCTGCGGATTCTGCAAGATCCCGCAGTTCTACTTTTCCGACTCTCCTCTTATGGCGTCAGTGGTTTCGACACGAAAACTTATGAAAAGCTCATTAAACCGGAGGGATCGGTTTTTAGGATAA
- the M01H9.5 gene encoding uncharacterized protein (Confirmed by transcript evidence) → MRRLLIVLTTCAFTDAIGTMLVQGRADTIRTLRDIVRNSAHPPTSLHRPLHKETPERLSTPPGMIINTENPIPHLSKKLKNAKRHVKFVGKARARRHIGNVVVESGQCDHVDLMDCSDFETDEMTCMLTATGMTCCVCTGLLRAAKRSLF, encoded by the exons ATGAGACGACTACTTATTGTACTGACCACCTGTGCGTTTACGGATGCCATTGGAACAATGTTGGTTCAGGGACGAGCGGACACTATTCGCACTCTCCGGGATATTGTCAGAAACTC AGCTCACCCACCCACTTCTCTACACAGACCACTTCACAAAGAAACACCAGAACGACTTTCAACCCCTCCAGGCATGATAATCAATACCGAAAATCCAATTCCCCacttatcgaaaaaattgaaaaatgccaaacgTCATGTCAAATTTGTCGGAAAGGCTCGTGCACGGAGGCATATCGGGAATGTAGTCGTTGAGTCAG GCCAGTGTGACCACGTGGATCTGATGGATTGCTCGGATTTCGAGACAGATGAGATGACGTGCATGTTAACTGCAACTGGAATGACATGTTGCGTATGTACAGGGCTCCTCCGAGCCGCCAAACGAAGCCTTTTCTGA